The following coding sequences lie in one Chelonoidis abingdonii isolate Lonesome George chromosome 6, CheloAbing_2.0, whole genome shotgun sequence genomic window:
- the LOC116836666 gene encoding dynactin subunit 3-like — MSETETALRRRFIFSSCWSVPDCLVVGPWLEVSVTVWFIIPSLSFQAADGLVKVQVALGNIASKRERIKILYKKIEDLIKYLDPQYIDRMAVPDAMKLQFILAEEQFILSQVALLEQVNNLQPFLDSAHIKAAPDHAAKLQRLAQIHIQQQDQCEAVTENVRVLLEDYNKMTLLLSKQFVQWDEMLTQLEAAKQVKPMAE; from the exons ATGTCAGAAACTGAAACAGCTTTACGCAGACGTTTTATCTTCTCTTCTTGCTGGTCTGTTCCTGACTGTTTAGTTGTGGGACCCTGGTTAGAAGTGTCAGTCACGGTTTGGTTTATAATACCATCTCTTTCCTTCCAGGCAGCAGATGGCTTGGTGAAAGTTCAGGTGGCTTTGGGGAACATCGcaagcaaaagagagagaattaaaattTTGTACAAGAAAA TTGAAGATTTAATAAAATATCTGGATCCTCAGTACATTGATCGAATGGCTGTTCCCGATGCCATGAAACTGCAGTTCATCTTAGCAG AGGAGCAGTTTATTCTTTCCCAAGTTGCCCTTCTGGAACAGGTGAACAACCTCCAGCCGTTCTTGGACAGTGCACACATCAAAG CTGCTCCTGACCATGCTGCCAAACTGCAGCGACTTGCTCAAATCCACATACAGCAGCAG GACCAGTGCGAAGCAGTAACCGAAAACGTCAGGGTGCTCCTAGAAGACTACAATAAAATG ACCCTGCTTCTGTCTAAGCAGTTTGTCCAGTGGGATGAAATGCTGACGCAGCTGGAAGCAGCCAAGCAGGTGAAGCCTATGGCAGAGTGA